One Bradyrhizobium zhanjiangense DNA segment encodes these proteins:
- a CDS encoding DUF1259 domain-containing protein, whose translation MRKTISALIGVSACFIASAHAQDVDWKKVDETLGRKPSVADDVHRYGFPRSDLTVTLDGVTIKPALALGGWLAFKPAHGGAMVMGDLVLLETEINPVMAKMIASGIEITAVHNHLLRASPATFYMHVAGHGDAVKLASAIHDALAESKTPLTVAAAGNPPAIDLDTAKLDQIIGVKGQGNGGVYQFNVKRRDPITEDGMPLTPVGPMGVAIAINFQPTGGGKAAITGDFVLTSDEVNPVIVALRTHGIEVTALHSHMLDEQPRLFFMHFWANDDAVKLAEGLRAALDKTASTKS comes from the coding sequence ATGCGAAAGACGATCTCGGCGCTGATCGGCGTCAGTGCCTGCTTCATCGCGAGCGCTCATGCGCAGGATGTTGACTGGAAGAAGGTCGACGAGACGCTGGGCCGGAAGCCCAGTGTTGCGGACGATGTCCACCGCTACGGCTTCCCTCGTAGCGATCTCACGGTGACGTTGGACGGAGTCACGATCAAGCCGGCGCTCGCGCTTGGCGGCTGGCTCGCGTTCAAGCCTGCGCATGGCGGCGCCATGGTCATGGGTGACCTTGTGCTCCTCGAGACCGAGATCAATCCTGTGATGGCGAAGATGATCGCGAGCGGTATCGAGATCACCGCCGTGCACAATCATCTCCTGCGCGCGAGCCCGGCGACCTTCTACATGCACGTCGCCGGACATGGCGATGCCGTCAAGCTGGCCTCGGCAATCCACGATGCCCTCGCCGAAAGCAAAACCCCCCTGACGGTCGCGGCGGCGGGCAACCCGCCTGCGATCGACCTCGATACGGCGAAGCTCGACCAGATCATCGGCGTCAAAGGGCAGGGCAATGGCGGCGTCTACCAGTTCAACGTCAAGCGGCGCGACCCGATCACGGAAGACGGCATGCCGCTGACCCCCGTCGGCCCGATGGGTGTTGCGATCGCCATCAACTTCCAGCCGACCGGCGGCGGCAAGGCGGCCATCACCGGCGACTTCGTCCTCACCAGCGACGAGGTGAACCCGGTCATCGTGGCGCTGCGCACGCACGGCATCGAGGTGACGGCGCTGCATAGTCACATGCTGGACGAGCAGCCACGGCTCTTCTTCATGCATTTCTGGGCAAACGACGATGCCGTCAAGCTTGCTGAGGGCTTGCGGGCGGCGCTGGACAAGACCGCCAGCACGAAAAGCTGA
- a CDS encoding DUF2336 domain-containing protein has translation MTKSLFPGFDGLMTLSRREGVDIRPTLLRVLTDLYVQTRVHSDDEQRQFVELATRLIDQVDDATRAAVKARLAVYPTTPVPILQKLGLVAAQEGRRVPLAREIPTSPPAPVPARTPTEAEQRLASNMAMQPKDAAEIHDMFFRAGASERALILHNLAQTPLKAAPRIPTVRAKRAIQILEMAAIAGDIENFTFELGDSLILPSRVAAQIVDDAGGEALAVAARALDMPSPVFQRILLFFKPEIGTSVNDVYRLSRLYDRLSDRSALVMLAAWRGSTLAVTRAKYQASLHDGERQRARAGASQTRPGVQPGTSPTVRRGTGGSSDR, from the coding sequence ATGACCAAGTCGCTGTTCCCCGGATTCGACGGGCTGATGACCCTCTCTCGTCGCGAAGGCGTCGACATCCGCCCGACGCTGCTGCGCGTGCTGACCGATCTCTATGTGCAGACGCGCGTCCACAGCGACGACGAACAGCGGCAGTTCGTCGAGCTCGCCACGCGATTGATCGACCAGGTCGACGACGCGACGCGCGCGGCCGTCAAGGCGCGGCTTGCGGTCTATCCGACGACGCCGGTCCCGATCCTCCAGAAGCTCGGACTGGTCGCCGCCCAGGAAGGCCGCAGGGTTCCGCTGGCGCGAGAGATTCCCACCTCGCCGCCGGCACCCGTCCCGGCCCGCACGCCCACCGAGGCCGAGCAGCGGCTGGCTTCGAACATGGCGATGCAGCCGAAGGATGCCGCCGAGATCCACGACATGTTCTTCCGCGCCGGCGCCTCCGAGCGCGCGCTGATCCTGCACAATCTGGCGCAGACGCCGCTCAAGGCCGCGCCGCGGATTCCGACCGTGCGCGCCAAGCGCGCGATCCAGATCCTGGAGATGGCGGCGATCGCGGGCGACATCGAGAACTTCACCTTCGAGCTCGGCGACAGCCTGATCCTGCCCTCACGCGTCGCGGCCCAGATCGTCGACGATGCCGGCGGCGAGGCGCTCGCGGTCGCCGCGCGCGCTCTCGACATGCCGAGCCCGGTGTTCCAGCGCATCCTCTTGTTCTTCAAGCCGGAGATCGGGACCTCCGTGAACGACGTGTACCGGCTGTCGCGGCTCTATGACCGCCTCAGCGACCGCTCCGCGCTGGTGATGCTGGCGGCCTGGCGCGGCTCGACGCTCGCGGTGACCCGCGCAAAGTACCAGGCCTCGCTACATGACGGCGAACGCCAGCGTGCACGTGCCGGTGCGAGCCAGACCCGGCCGGGCGTGCAGCCGGGCACGAGCCCGACAGTGCGCAGGGGCACCGGCGGATCGTCGGATCGGTAG
- a CDS encoding DUF1491 family protein, whose translation MRLKSNIWVAAYLRRCQTEGVFGAVRRRGAEEAGAVFVKVSLLDGNAMLYTPAPQAVYDDGRPVDRFFVPVAPQPLPEHTIEERLTKEIRFDPDAWIVETEDRAGRHFLELARA comes from the coding sequence ATGCGTTTGAAATCCAACATATGGGTGGCGGCCTATTTGCGTCGCTGCCAGACCGAGGGCGTGTTCGGCGCGGTGCGCCGCCGCGGCGCCGAGGAGGCGGGCGCGGTGTTCGTGAAGGTCTCGCTGCTCGACGGCAATGCGATGCTGTATACGCCGGCGCCGCAGGCGGTCTATGACGACGGCCGTCCGGTCGATCGCTTCTTCGTGCCGGTCGCGCCGCAGCCTCTGCCGGAGCACACCATCGAGGAGCGGCTGACCAAGGAAATCCGCTTCGATCCGGACGCCTGGATCGTCGAGACCGAGGACCGCGCGGGCCGGCATTTTCTCGAGCTGGCGCGGGCGTGA
- a CDS encoding peptidoglycan-binding domain-containing protein has protein sequence MPKKSAKGEAAPRRRGAKAAVIDVETERNLVMRVLLHSPKDTLAGLVAVAAIGAIVANALFLQTGRHPAPMFGTVINLPAPSSVPLANPLPRPRPVGAETSPLEPRATEFRTEPKPAERAAEKPPERPVEATASTRSNDPMTNLVKATTSTPPSALRPPAPIPVQSPAARRITGVQRALSEYGYGNLKITGTMSGETQSAIQKFEREHKMQVTGQVSDRLLRELAAAIGHPVE, from the coding sequence GTGCCTAAGAAGTCTGCAAAGGGCGAAGCCGCTCCGCGCCGTCGTGGTGCCAAGGCGGCGGTCATCGACGTCGAGACCGAGCGCAACCTCGTCATGCGCGTGCTGCTGCATAGCCCCAAGGATACGCTGGCCGGCCTCGTCGCCGTCGCCGCGATCGGTGCGATCGTTGCCAATGCGCTGTTCCTGCAGACCGGCCGGCATCCCGCGCCGATGTTCGGCACGGTGATCAATCTACCCGCGCCGTCGTCCGTGCCGCTGGCGAACCCCTTGCCGCGTCCGCGTCCCGTTGGCGCCGAGACGTCGCCGCTCGAGCCGCGCGCGACGGAGTTTCGCACCGAGCCCAAACCTGCCGAGCGCGCCGCCGAGAAGCCGCCCGAAAGGCCGGTCGAGGCGACCGCCTCGACGCGCTCGAACGATCCGATGACCAATCTGGTCAAGGCGACGACCTCGACGCCGCCCTCGGCCCTGCGTCCGCCGGCGCCGATCCCGGTGCAGAGCCCGGCCGCGCGACGTATCACCGGCGTGCAGCGCGCGCTGTCCGAATATGGCTACGGGAATTTGAAGATCACGGGCACGATGAGCGGCGAGACCCAGTCCGCGATCCAGAAATTCGAGCGCGAGCACAAGATGCAGGTCACCGGCCAGGTCTCAGACCGCCTGCTGCGCGAGCTCGCGGCCGCGATCGGTCATCCCGTCGAATAG